Proteins found in one Synergistetes bacterium HGW-Synergistetes-1 genomic segment:
- the tuf gene encoding elongation factor Tu (EF-Tu; promotes GTP-dependent binding of aminoacyl-tRNA to the A-site of ribosomes during protein biosynthesis; when the tRNA anticodon matches the mRNA codon, GTP hydrolysis results; the inactive EF-Tu-GDP leaves the ribosome and release of GDP is promoted by elongation factor Ts; many prokaryotes have two copies of the gene encoding EF-Tu) — protein MAKEKFVRNKPHLNIGTIGHIDHGKTTLTAAITKTLARHGGADFTPFDMIDKAPEE, from the coding sequence ATGGCAAAGGAGAAATTTGTAAGAAACAAGCCGCATCTAAACATAGGAACGATAGGCCATATTGACCATGGTAAGACGACTCTTACAGCGGCGATCACGAAGACGCTTGCGAGACATGGCGGAGCGGACTTTACGCCGTTCGACATGATCGACAAGGCTCCGGAAGAG